The following coding sequences lie in one Bacillota bacterium genomic window:
- a CDS encoding DUF1646 family protein: MVAGLVAILILVLVLPFVFRPVEHNLEAFLFVMGVAATLVSRTLSVHLFLHALREPLMITGAVLVAGLLFRFLQKQVGATVEGAVRKLSLPFFGALVVVALGMVSSIITAIIASLVLVEIVNSLPVDRQRRVPFTVAACFAIGLGAALTPVGEPLSTIATSKMGQGFWYLAGLLAKFIVPGILALGVLSAYLLRGRAVTPGGERREIRGETVPGVIVRALKVYLFVMALVLLGEGFKPVIDMYVLKLSPQILYWINMVSAVLDNATLTAAEITREMTDAQVRAILMGLLISGGMLIPGNIPNIISAGKLGIGSRDWARTGIPLGLVLLAAYFVILFVL; encoded by the coding sequence GTGGTAGCAGGGCTCGTAGCCATCCTGATTCTGGTCCTGGTACTTCCTTTCGTTTTCCGTCCCGTCGAGCACAACCTGGAGGCGTTTCTCTTTGTGATGGGGGTGGCGGCTACCCTGGTTTCCCGCACCCTCAGCGTGCACCTCTTCCTGCACGCGCTCCGCGAACCCCTCATGATCACCGGCGCCGTCCTGGTAGCCGGGCTCCTGTTCCGGTTCCTCCAGAAGCAGGTGGGGGCCACAGTGGAAGGGGCCGTGCGCAAACTGTCCCTGCCCTTCTTCGGGGCCCTGGTGGTGGTGGCCCTGGGCATGGTGTCCAGCATAATCACCGCCATCATCGCTTCCCTGGTACTGGTGGAAATCGTCAACTCCCTGCCCGTCGACAGGCAACGCCGGGTGCCCTTCACCGTGGCCGCCTGCTTTGCCATCGGCCTGGGGGCTGCGCTCACGCCGGTGGGAGAACCCCTTTCTACCATCGCCACATCCAAAATGGGCCAGGGATTCTGGTACCTGGCCGGGCTGCTGGCAAAGTTCATAGTGCCGGGGATCCTCGCGCTGGGTGTCCTGTCCGCCTATCTGCTGCGGGGGCGGGCAGTGACGCCCGGGGGTGAGCGGCGGGAAATCCGGGGTGAAACCGTCCCCGGTGTCATCGTAAGAGCGTTGAAGGTCTACCTGTTCGTGATGGCGCTGGTCCTCTTGGGGGAAGGATTCAAGCCGGTCATCGACATGTACGTGCTCAAGCTGTCCCCCCAGATCCTGTACTGGATTAACATGGTCTCTGCCGTCTTAGACAACGCTACCCTGACCGCGGCGGAGATCACCCGGGAGATGACGGACGCCCAGGTGCGGGCGATCCTGATGGGCCTCCTCATTTCCGGCGGAATGCTCATCCCCGGGAACATCCCCAACATCATCTCGGCGGGGAAGCTCGGCATCGGCAGCCGCGACTGGGCCCGCACCGGCATCCCCCTCGGCCTGGTGCTGCTCGCGGCCTACTTCGTCATCCTGTTCGTGCTCTAG
- a CDS encoding ABC transporter ATP-binding protein, protein MWFGPHDALDADARLSQVSRRAYRELGRWLRPHLSSLAAATVLVILVAALGLPGPYLVKLVIDRYIPARDMRGVLGAGALYLAAHLAQWLALYAQVYIMSRVGQTVVFDVRQRLFAHLLGLGPDFWDRTQVGRVMSRVTNDVDALSQLITSGLVSTLGDLVSIVGIIYVMLRIDAPLALASFSVLPLLFLLTWGFQGRLVQAFHRVRRRIADVNANLQESISGVRVTQAFSREEVNAERFDEINARNLRANVQAAALESAFYPAVELVGAVGSAVVVWYGGYLISLGEVPLGTVVAFLSYLARFFMPIREITQVYSVFLSAGVSTERILEILGTQPAVREAPDAVELPRVRGEVKFEDVSFSYEPGQEVLHRINLEARPGETVALVGPTGAGKTTVINLLARFYDPQEGRITIDGHDIRRVTLASLRRQMGVVLQDSFVFSGTVRENIRYGRPTASDHEVEEAARAVGADAFIRRLPQGYDTEVGERGARISVGQRQLLAFARALLADPAILVLDEATSSVDPYTEALIQEALRRLLRGRTAVVIAHRLSTVRDADRIYVLDEGRIVEAGTHDELLARGGMYRRLYDMQFAAAAGGGAGIATRRWRPK, encoded by the coding sequence ATGTGGTTCGGACCTCATGATGCCCTGGATGCCGACGCCCGCCTTTCCCAGGTCAGCCGCCGTGCCTACCGGGAACTGGGGCGCTGGCTGCGGCCGCACCTTTCGTCCCTGGCGGCAGCCACGGTGCTGGTGATCCTGGTGGCTGCCCTGGGGCTCCCCGGGCCTTACCTGGTCAAGCTGGTCATCGACCGCTATATCCCGGCCCGGGATATGCGCGGGGTGCTGGGCGCCGGCGCGCTCTACCTGGCTGCTCACCTGGCCCAGTGGCTGGCCCTGTACGCCCAGGTGTACATCATGTCGCGGGTGGGCCAGACCGTCGTGTTCGATGTGCGCCAGCGCCTGTTCGCCCATCTCCTGGGCCTGGGCCCGGACTTCTGGGACCGCACCCAGGTGGGTCGGGTCATGTCCCGGGTCACCAATGACGTGGATGCCCTCAGTCAACTGATCACCTCCGGCCTGGTGAGCACGCTGGGAGACCTGGTGAGCATCGTGGGCATCATCTACGTCATGCTGCGTATCGACGCGCCCCTGGCCCTGGCCTCCTTCTCGGTGCTTCCCCTGCTGTTTCTGCTTACCTGGGGATTCCAAGGGAGGCTGGTCCAGGCCTTTCACCGCGTGAGGCGGCGCATAGCCGATGTGAACGCTAACCTGCAGGAGTCCATATCAGGTGTGCGGGTGACCCAGGCCTTTTCGAGAGAAGAGGTTAATGCGGAACGCTTCGACGAAATCAACGCTCGCAACTTGCGGGCCAACGTGCAGGCCGCCGCCCTGGAGTCTGCCTTCTACCCGGCGGTGGAACTGGTGGGAGCGGTGGGGTCGGCGGTGGTGGTCTGGTACGGGGGTTACCTCATCTCGCTGGGGGAGGTACCCCTCGGCACCGTGGTGGCCTTCCTGAGCTACCTGGCTCGGTTTTTCATGCCCATCCGGGAAATCACCCAGGTTTACAGCGTGTTCCTCTCCGCAGGGGTTTCCACCGAGCGCATCCTGGAGATCCTGGGCACCCAACCCGCGGTGAGGGAGGCCCCGGACGCGGTCGAACTGCCCAGGGTGCGGGGCGAGGTGAAGTTCGAGGACGTCAGCTTCTCCTACGAGCCCGGCCAGGAGGTGCTGCACCGCATCAACCTGGAGGCGCGGCCGGGAGAAACCGTCGCACTCGTGGGCCCGACCGGGGCGGGCAAGACCACCGTGATCAACCTGCTGGCCCGCTTTTACGACCCCCAGGAGGGGCGCATCACCATAGACGGCCATGACATCCGCCGCGTGACGCTGGCCTCGTTGCGTCGCCAGATGGGAGTGGTGCTGCAGGACAGCTTCGTTTTCTCGGGTACCGTCCGGGAAAACATCCGGTACGGCAGGCCCACCGCTAGCGACCACGAGGTGGAAGAAGCCGCGCGAGCGGTGGGGGCGGATGCCTTCATCCGCCGGCTCCCTCAGGGCTACGACACCGAGGTGGGGGAGAGGGGGGCCCGCATTTCCGTGGGGCAGCGGCAGCTCCTGGCCTTCGCCCGCGCCCTGCTGGCCGATCCCGCCATCCTGGTGCTGGATGAGGCCACCTCCAGCGTGGACCCGTACACGGAGGCCCTGATCCAGGAGGCCCTGCGCCGCCTGCTCAGGGGCCGCACAGCGGTGGTGATTGCCCACCGGCTTTCCACCGTACGGGACGCTGACCGCATCTACGTGCTGGACGAGGGCCGCATCGTGGAAGCAGGCACCCACGATGAGCTCCTGGCCCGGGGCGGCATGTACCGGCGCCTGTATGACATGCAGTTCGCCGCCGCCGCGGGGGGTGGTGCCGGTATAGCGACACGGCGCTGGAGGCCAAAATAA
- a CDS encoding ABC transporter ATP-binding protein, translated as MRGLRRLVPFLRPYRNLLACGVVMILVVPAVAALSPWVLMWVVDAILEQGRWNLLPWGAVALVAVAGAQGAARFLQRYSMQYVAQRVTYDLRNRLFGHLQQLSFGFYDQAQTGQIMSRLTIDVETVNRFLAMGIMGTGNSLLQVIVTLGILLRLNWRLTLVCMAVFPLLVHAVIQFGSRVRPLWRQIHQQVAVLNAYLQESLAGIRVVQSFAREDLEKEKFTAQNRRYMEITMMALRGQAFWGPYMNFLGAAGTALVLGYGGREVMLGRLTVGGLVAFTSYLGQLMIPIRQLGFLVNLASRGTAAAQRLFELLDTPAEVREKPGARKMPPFRGHVRFENVSFRYRSGFRALEHVDLEVQPGQTVVILGPTGSGKSSLIHLIPRFYDVDEGRVLIDGVDVRDMTLDSLRRQIGVVTQETFLFSASIRENIAYGRPEATLDEVIRAARAAHIHDFIMSLPRGYDTVIGERGVGLSGGQKQRVAIARALLMDARILLFDESTSSVDAETEYRIQQEFTRLLRDRTSFIIAQRLSTVRAADLVVVLDEGRIVARGGHDELLRSCPLYRKIYETQLGGSEGVPA; from the coding sequence ATGCGAGGGCTGCGGCGGCTGGTACCGTTCTTGCGCCCGTACCGCAATCTCCTGGCCTGCGGCGTGGTCATGATCCTGGTAGTGCCCGCCGTGGCCGCCCTTTCCCCCTGGGTGCTCATGTGGGTGGTGGACGCCATCCTGGAGCAGGGGCGTTGGAACTTGCTTCCCTGGGGCGCCGTTGCCCTGGTGGCGGTGGCGGGTGCGCAGGGGGCAGCCAGGTTCCTGCAGCGATATTCCATGCAATACGTGGCCCAGCGGGTTACATACGATCTCCGCAACCGGCTCTTCGGGCATCTGCAGCAACTTTCCTTCGGGTTTTACGACCAGGCCCAGACGGGCCAGATCATGTCCCGGCTCACCATCGACGTGGAGACGGTCAATCGCTTCCTGGCCATGGGCATCATGGGCACGGGGAACAGCCTGTTGCAGGTGATCGTCACCCTGGGCATCCTGTTGCGACTCAACTGGAGGCTTACCCTGGTATGCATGGCCGTCTTCCCCCTCCTGGTCCATGCGGTGATACAGTTCGGCAGCCGGGTGCGTCCCCTGTGGCGCCAGATTCACCAGCAGGTGGCCGTGCTGAACGCCTACCTGCAGGAGAGCCTGGCCGGCATCAGGGTGGTGCAATCCTTCGCCCGCGAGGACCTGGAGAAGGAGAAGTTCACTGCCCAGAACCGTCGCTACATGGAGATTACCATGATGGCCCTGCGCGGGCAGGCATTCTGGGGACCGTACATGAACTTCCTGGGTGCAGCCGGCACCGCGCTGGTGCTCGGATACGGAGGCCGGGAGGTGATGCTGGGCCGGCTCACCGTCGGGGGCCTGGTGGCGTTCACCTCGTACCTGGGGCAGCTCATGATACCCATCCGGCAACTGGGCTTCCTGGTCAACCTCGCCTCGCGGGGGACGGCCGCCGCCCAGCGCTTGTTCGAGTTGCTGGATACCCCGGCCGAGGTTAGAGAGAAGCCGGGGGCCCGCAAGATGCCTCCGTTCCGCGGCCACGTCCGCTTCGAGAACGTTTCCTTCCGTTACCGTTCGGGATTCCGGGCCCTGGAGCACGTCGATCTGGAGGTGCAGCCCGGACAGACGGTGGTGATCCTGGGGCCCACGGGTTCGGGCAAGAGCAGCCTCATCCACCTGATCCCGCGCTTTTATGACGTGGACGAGGGACGCGTGCTCATCGACGGGGTGGATGTGCGGGACATGACCCTGGACAGCCTGCGCCGGCAAATCGGAGTAGTGACTCAGGAAACCTTCCTGTTTTCGGCGTCCATCCGGGAGAACATCGCGTACGGGCGCCCCGAGGCCACGCTGGACGAGGTGATCAGGGCAGCCCGGGCCGCCCACATCCATGACTTCATCATGTCTCTTCCCCGGGGATACGACACGGTGATCGGGGAGCGGGGAGTGGGACTGTCCGGTGGTCAGAAGCAACGGGTGGCCATCGCCCGGGCCCTTCTCATGGATGCCCGCATCCTGCTCTTCGACGAGTCCACCTCCAGCGTGGACGCCGAGACCGAGTACCGCATCCAGCAAGAATTCACCCGGCTGTTGCGTGACCGCACCTCGTTCATCATCGCCCAGCGCCTGTCCACCGTGCGCGCTGCCGACCTGGTGGTGGTTCTCGATGAGGGCCGCATTGTGGCCCGTGGCGGCCACGACGAACTCCTCCGGTCGTGCCCGCTTTACCGCAAGATATATGAGACCCAGCTGGGCGGTTCCGAAGGGGTGCCGGCCTGA
- a CDS encoding RNA polymerase sigma factor, which translates to MSRNGAPGAGGKMVPEAAEWLRVYRCDPARAVEQAMQRYGDYILRLAYLTLGDRHEAEDVAQETFLRALAKGGQFRGECQLGAWLGRICLNLCRDRRRTAGRTMLLADPLPAVGEDGEGGWRRVQQQRMLAMVRRLPPVYRDVVMLHYWSGYDTVEIARAMGVVPATIRSRLHRARLMLKTLLEKEGWTS; encoded by the coding sequence ATGAGTAGGAACGGCGCGCCGGGAGCGGGCGGGAAGATGGTGCCCGAGGCGGCGGAATGGCTGAGGGTGTACCGGTGTGATCCCGCCCGGGCAGTGGAGCAGGCTATGCAGCGGTACGGCGACTATATCCTGCGCCTGGCGTACCTTACTCTGGGAGACCGTCACGAGGCGGAAGACGTGGCCCAGGAAACGTTCCTGCGGGCCCTGGCGAAGGGGGGTCAGTTCAGGGGAGAATGTCAATTGGGGGCCTGGCTGGGTCGCATTTGTCTCAACCTGTGTCGTGACCGGCGGCGGACGGCCGGCCGGACCATGCTGCTGGCAGATCCCCTTCCTGCCGTGGGAGAGGACGGGGAGGGGGGATGGCGCCGGGTGCAGCAGCAGCGGATGCTTGCCATGGTGAGAAGGTTGCCGCCCGTATACAGGGACGTGGTCATGTTGCACTACTGGAGTGGCTACGACACCGTGGAGATCGCCCGGGCCATGGGGGTAGTTCCCGCCACGATACGATCCCGGTTGCACCGGGCCAGGTTGATGCTCAAGACCCTGCTGGAGAAAGAGGGCTGGACCTCATGA
- a CDS encoding AbrB/MazE/SpoVT family DNA-binding domain-containing protein yields MGKKVGHLPGGRFYGSSTVGERGQVVIPVEARKELGLEIGDKVMVFGSHHGNGLILLKADLVTEYLQDLLRAVGLRVLEQPAGPEQPGGRERTGDGPGERPGREGRE; encoded by the coding sequence TTGGGGAAGAAGGTCGGGCACCTGCCGGGTGGCAGGTTCTACGGCTCATCCACCGTTGGGGAGCGCGGGCAGGTGGTGATCCCGGTCGAGGCGCGCAAGGAACTGGGCCTGGAGATCGGGGACAAGGTGATGGTTTTCGGAAGCCATCACGGCAACGGGCTGATCCTGCTCAAGGCGGACCTGGTCACCGAGTACTTGCAGGACCTGTTGCGGGCGGTGGGCCTGCGTGTCCTCGAGCAACCGGCCGGCCCGGAACAGCCGGGAGGGCGGGAACGCACCGGGGACGGGCCCGGAGAGCGACCGGGCCGGGAGGGTCGGGAATAG